In Deinococcus sp. QL22, a genomic segment contains:
- a CDS encoding histidine kinase dimerization/phospho-acceptor domain-containing protein, producing the protein MEAFAYSVSHDLHTRVASHRGFHFNRLLHSTLGANVDSKAARYLQVVDEAAIRMNTLVDAMLDLARVWRHPLLLGVVDLGILVTSVRAELEPLSLTV; encoded by the coding sequence CTGGAAGCCTTCGCTTACAGCGTGTCACATGACCTGCACACCCGTGTGGCATCACATCGCGGGTTTCATTTCAACAGACTGTTGCATAGCACGCTGGGAGCGAACGTGGACTCCAAAGCGGCACGCTATTTGCAGGTGGTGGATGAAGCAGCCATCCGGATGAATACCTTGGTTGATGCGATGCTCGATCTGGCCCGCGTGTGGCGTCATCCTTTGCTGTTGGGCGTAGTGGATCTGGGGATCCTGGTCACGTCCGTGCGGGCGGAGCTTGAGCCGCTGAGTCTGACCGTCTAA
- a CDS encoding DUF6582 domain-containing protein, producing MAELNDEKRNELGNRDFAYVDQQGERHLPIHDEAHVKNAAARFSQTHFENAAAKQRAARQIVAAAQKHGIELSEDDVVKQAAQH from the coding sequence ATGGCCGAACTGAATGACGAGAAACGTAACGAGCTAGGCAACCGCGACTTCGCTTACGTCGATCAACAAGGGGAACGTCATCTGCCGATTCATGACGAGGCGCACGTGAAGAATGCGGCGGCCCGTTTTTCGCAGACCCATTTTGAGAATGCGGCGGCCAAACAGCGGGCGGCCCGGCAGATCGTGGCTGCTGCACAGAAACATGGAATTGAGCTGAGTGAAGACGATGTGGTGAAGCAAGCAGCGCAACATTAG
- a CDS encoding alpha/beta fold hydrolase, with translation MRRFPLHHAALLSLSLLATSALAGGSEGAAMQDGFLDVNGARIHYVSVGTGTPMLLLHGYPLSGELFARNRAPLAAAGYRVITIDHRGYGQSTAPAENPGSLETYAQDALAVMDQLNLSKAIIGGMSMGGPIAFEMYRTAPQRFLGLILIDTIANPAGIVEQNIWKGMAQKAVTFGPQSLAPELLKDMLTGQTRAERPADAALLTNIVKQASVAADVAGANVLATRPDSLTTLKTITVPTLILEGREDTVYPPEFSLKMQQNVPGSTLVIIPGAAHAAIFEKASAANTAIINWARNSGLR, from the coding sequence ATGCGACGTTTCCCACTGCATCACGCTGCTCTGCTCTCTCTCTCCCTCTTGGCCACGTCTGCGCTTGCCGGAGGCAGCGAGGGCGCGGCCATGCAAGACGGCTTCCTCGACGTCAATGGGGCCCGCATCCACTACGTCAGTGTTGGAACCGGCACACCGATGCTGCTGCTGCACGGCTACCCGCTCTCCGGCGAATTGTTCGCTCGCAACCGGGCTCCCCTCGCCGCTGCGGGCTACCGGGTCATCACCATTGATCACCGGGGGTATGGCCAGAGCACCGCGCCCGCTGAAAACCCCGGCAGCCTGGAAACCTACGCCCAGGACGCCCTCGCGGTTATGGATCAACTCAACCTTTCCAAAGCCATCATCGGCGGCATGTCGATGGGTGGCCCCATCGCCTTTGAGATGTACCGCACCGCCCCACAACGCTTCCTGGGGCTGATCTTGATCGACACCATCGCCAACCCGGCCGGCATCGTGGAGCAAAATATCTGGAAGGGCATGGCCCAAAAAGCCGTGACCTTCGGCCCGCAGTCGTTGGCCCCCGAGCTGCTCAAGGACATGCTGACCGGCCAGACGCGGGCGGAGCGACCCGCAGACGCCGCTCTCCTGACGAACATCGTGAAGCAGGCCAGCGTCGCGGCGGACGTGGCCGGAGCCAATGTACTGGCCACCCGCCCAGACTCGCTGACGACCCTCAAGACCATCACCGTACCGACCCTGATCCTGGAGGGCCGGGAAGACACCGTGTATCCACCGGAGTTCAGCCTCAAAATGCAGCAGAACGTGCCAGGGAGCACGCTGGTGATCATCCCGGGGGCGGCACACGCGGCCATCTTTGAGAAGGCAAGTGCCGCGAACACCGCCATTATCAACTGGGCGAGGAACAGCGGGCTTCGCTAG